The sequence TTCGTGACATCTGCCGATTCCGGAGCACTGGTGCTCGCCAACTTTACCTACGTGCTGCGTGACGTGAACCACGACGCCCCCATACGTCTACGCATTCTCTGGTCCGTCCTCATTGGCGTGATTACCATCGCCCTTCTGATGGCAGGCGGCCTCAAAACCCTGCAAAGCGTCGCCGTGATCACGGCTCTCCCCTTCTCTGCTGTCATCTTCATGGTCATGATCAGCATGTACCGCGCGCTGAACATTGAAAACGAGAAAGCCGATGCCCGTCAGTTGACTTCTGCCGTCAGTGGGGAAGACATCGATTGGCGGGAGAGGCTCTCGCGCACTCTGGATGGCACGACACGTCATGGTGCCGCCAGCATACTCAAGCACTCCGTACGTCCCGCCCTGCAACAGCTTGCCAGTGAGCTGCAATCACACGGTCATCAGGCCTCGGTCACGAACCGGGACAGTGATGAGGTAGAGAACGGATGTCCAACGCTGCAAGTTGATTTTCCCGGGGCGCCCAGTTTCCTGTACCAGGTACGTCCATGCCGCATGCGCACCCCAAGTTTCCTGCCGGCAGATGATGATTACTATCTACGGCTGGATGTCCACCTCGCCGAAGGTGGTATCGGACAGGACCTCAATGGCTTCACACGCAATCAGGTCATTCACGATGTCTTGAATGAATACCAACGACACCTGCAATTCCTCAATCAAGTCGATAAAAACCTTGATCTGGCCAATATCCCGGCCGGGCACATGATGCAGGAGCCAGTCGATGAGGTTAGCCCTCAAACGACACAGGAGGCTCAATCTGCCACCGAACCGCTGGCAGAGCGTTCCTGATACTCGCGATCTCCTGATACGTGTTTCGCTAATACTTCCCCACGTTTGAATACGACACGGGCCCCTGACCGGGGGCCCGTGTCGTTTTTTGTGCGCGTAGATCCCATGATCTGGTGCAACACATGCGGCAGCGTCGTCTTCTGCTGCGAGGTATCGCGCCCCCTCGTACCGTGAATCGAGAAGACTTACCACCAGGACAGCAATGACATTGACGGCCTTATCAATCCGGCCCCGACGTCACCCTTTGACGTCAGCTATCTCTTGGCCTTCCTCCAATGTCTTGTGATTGCTTGCCACTAACGCTCCGACCTCTTCCAGCTTGCCCTTGCCGGTCACGATGGCTTCCAGATGATCGCAGAAGTCACTCAGCGCATCGCTGACATGGCCCGGCGAGCGATGAAGCTCGATCTCGACATGGCCAAGCGACGGCAAGCCTTCGTCATCGCCGACGATACGACAGCCAGAGGGCACGCTGCGTGGAGTCTTGACGGTCAGTGCCAGTCCGGCTTTCACCGGCAGGTTGATGCCTGTCGGTGACTGGCTTGAGTAACGCACATCCCACTGCCGATCATCCCGTCCCAAGGCGGCGAAGGCATGCGCGCGGAAAATGCAGCCTTCCGGATTGAGCGCGAGCGGCAGTACCTCCCAGTCTGCAAGCGATTGGTCCTCGGCGACCACCCACACCATACGTTCACGCCCTAGAAGTCGTCCGGTATGCGTCGGGCCGTGGCGCACTACCAGCACGGCATCCAGCAACCCTTCCTGAAAGTCTCTCACCAGTGATGCGCTGATCTTGCACGTCATTTCCAGCCGCACGTCAGGGTGATCTGCGGCGAAGCGCGACAGCAATTCAGGCAAGTAGGTACTGGCCTGCTCCTCGGAGGTGCCTAGTCGGATGAGTTCATTCTTGCGATCAACCCCGAGCACCTGACGCGCTTCATCCTGCAGCTTGAGAATGTGTCGCGCATAGGGGAGCAACCGTCCTCCCGACGCAGTGAGTTCTACCCGACGGCTGGTGCGGGACAACAGCGCCCCGCCCATCTGATCCTCCAGCCGCTTGATCTGCAGGCTGACAGCGGACTGGGTGCGGTGCAGCACCTTGCCCGCGGCACTGAACCCTTCACATTCGGCCACCGTGACAAAGGCACGAAGCAGGTCGGTATCCATGATCTATGAGCCCTCGCAATGCATTTTATCTTGACCATTCATTTCTATTATCAAAACACGCCCTCTAACCTATTCCTACGTTATTTATTGATCAGGTAACAGGAGCTGGGGCATGCACGCAATCGAACAGCAGGCCAGTGAGTCCTCTCTCGATGGGCTGATAGACCTTGAACATTATCCCATCCACCGACTGACAGAAGCGCGGGGTCGCGAACTGATGCGCCAATGTCGCGAACAGCTCGCGCAGGACGGCTGCGTCGTGTTGGAAGGTTTTGTGCCGCAGGAGGCACTGGCACGACTGGAACAGGAAACGGAACGGCTTTCACCGCTGGCTCACTACAACCAGACCGTCACCAACCCCTACAACAGCGACGGCGATGACTCACTACCCGCATCGCATCCGCGCAATCGCTTCGATGACCGCACCAACGGATTCGTGGCGGGCGACCGCATCGGCGCGGACACCCTGATTCGTCAGGTCTACTCGCATCCCGATTTTCAGCACTTCATCGCCAGCGTCGTGGGCATGGACGACATTCACCAATATGCCGACCCGCTCGCAGACCTGGTCGTCAACGTGTTGCGCGATGGTTGCCAGCACCCTTGGCACTACGACACCAACGAATTCATCGTCACCATGATGACCCGCAAATCCGATGCGGGCGGCCGCTTCGAATACGCTCCCGGAATCCGCAGCCCCGAGGGCGAAAACTTCGAGGGCGTCGAGAAAGTGCTCGATGGCGACCGCTCGCGCCTGACCGCCATCGATCTGAAGCCGGGCGATCTGCAGATCTTCTTCGGCCGCTACTCCCTGCATCGTGTTACCCCGGTTCGCGGTGAGCGTGAGCGCCATACCGTGATATTCGCCTACGCCAAGGAGCCCGGCTTCATCGGTCGCCCTGAGCGCGCCCAGCGAATCTTCGGCCGTATGGCACCTATCCACGAGCGTCTGCTCAAGGAAGGTATGCAGCGCAGCGACAACCTGGCGGACTGACACGTCCTGGCCCTGCGCGTCCTGTCTTGTGCCGGAGCCTCTCCCCAGAGTCTTTGATAGCGCCTGTGCCAGC comes from bacterium Scap17 and encodes:
- a CDS encoding LysR family transcriptional regulator, which codes for MDTDLLRAFVTVAECEGFSAAGKVLHRTQSAVSLQIKRLEDQMGGALLSRTSRRVELTASGGRLLPYARHILKLQDEARQVLGVDRKNELIRLGTSEEQASTYLPELLSRFAADHPDVRLEMTCKISASLVRDFQEGLLDAVLVVRHGPTHTGRLLGRERMVWVVAEDQSLADWEVLPLALNPEGCIFRAHAFAALGRDDRQWDVRYSSQSPTGINLPVKAGLALTVKTPRSVPSGCRIVGDDEGLPSLGHVEIELHRSPGHVSDALSDFCDHLEAIVTGKGKLEEVGALVASNHKTLEEGQEIADVKG